The Bacillota bacterium genome has a window encoding:
- a CDS encoding extracellular solute-binding protein — MRRTLTWALAALICLSGTFTMGVAAQPKIEDELVLITPVAKFVVDAALAEFVKYAKETWGVTLKASATNAGTPICYGKIVEWNGRPQADIFWGGESVLFESLIAQGLIQKHEVPQDLISQVPQHIGTPKPLPLRDAAGYWVGTALEPYGLIYHPKVLQRLGVSEIKAWDDLLNPKLKGWVAQCTPDRSSSSHASYEVILQMYGWEKGWQYIERLAANTGQFVARSRDVPSVVAKGEYGVGFAVPSYMAFEEVLNGYPLKFVAPPNCYVTPEPISVLAGCPHPVAAKAFIAFLLTERGQKVFMERGLFPITPKYRVSGAPGSTAERAVEFTGGVRSYFDQPVANVYDHQLAGDRTEQVNDYFRRNIMEQWDAIKKKY, encoded by the coding sequence TTGAGGAGGACTCTTACCTGGGCCCTCGCCGCTCTCATCTGCTTGTCCGGCACATTCACGATGGGAGTCGCGGCGCAGCCGAAGATCGAGGACGAGTTGGTCCTGATCACCCCGGTTGCCAAGTTTGTGGTCGACGCCGCCCTCGCGGAGTTTGTCAAGTATGCGAAAGAGACCTGGGGAGTAACACTGAAGGCCTCCGCCACCAACGCAGGGACCCCAATCTGTTATGGTAAGATAGTCGAATGGAACGGCCGCCCTCAGGCCGACATCTTCTGGGGTGGCGAGAGCGTTCTATTTGAGTCTCTCATCGCTCAAGGCCTCATCCAGAAGCATGAGGTTCCTCAAGACCTCATCTCTCAGGTTCCCCAGCACATCGGAACTCCCAAACCTCTCCCCCTGCGCGACGCCGCAGGGTACTGGGTCGGCACCGCCCTCGAGCCCTACGGGCTCATCTATCATCCAAAGGTCCTCCAGAGGCTCGGGGTGAGCGAGATCAAGGCCTGGGACGATCTTCTGAACCCGAAGCTTAAGGGGTGGGTCGCCCAATGCACTCCCGACCGGTCCAGCTCGAGCCATGCGTCCTATGAGGTCATTTTACAGATGTACGGCTGGGAAAAGGGCTGGCAATACATCGAGCGGCTGGCGGCCAACACCGGGCAGTTCGTTGCGAGAAGCCGCGACGTTCCGTCAGTAGTCGCGAAGGGTGAATACGGAGTCGGGTTTGCCGTCCCAAGCTACATGGCTTTTGAAGAAGTCCTGAACGGTTACCCGCTCAAGTTCGTCGCGCCCCCCAACTGCTATGTCACCCCCGAGCCGATATCGGTCCTTGCCGGTTGCCCGCACCCTGTCGCCGCCAAGGCGTTCATCGCCTTCCTGCTGACCGAGCGTGGGCAGAAGGTGTTCATGGAGCGGGGTCTGTTCCCCATCACGCCCAAGTACCGAGTCTCTGGCGCTCCGGGCTCGACGGCGGAGCGAGCGGTTGAGTTCACCGGCGGGGTCAGGTCCTACTTCGACCAGCCTGTCGCCAACGTGTACGACCACCAGCTCGCCGGGGACCGGACTGAGCAGGTCAATGACTACTTCAGGCGGAACATCATGGAACAGTGGGATGCGATCAAGAAGAAGTACTAG